Proteins encoded within one genomic window of Meriones unguiculatus strain TT.TT164.6M chromosome 20, Bangor_MerUng_6.1, whole genome shotgun sequence:
- the Cd24 gene encoding signal transducer CD24 yields MGRAMVARLGLGLLLLALLLPTQIYCNQTSVAPFSSNQNISADPNPTNATTRAGGSTLQSTAGLLALSLSLLHLYC; encoded by the exons ATGGGCAGAGCCATGGTGgccaggctggggctggggttgcTGCTGCTGGCGCTGCTCCTCCCCACGCAG ATTTATTGCAACCAGACATCTGTTGCGCCATTTTCAAGTAACCAGAACATCTCTGCTGACCCAAATCCAACCAATGCCACCACCAGAGCGGGTGGCAGCACCCTGCAGTCGACAGCTGGCCTCCTCGCCCTGTCACTCTCTCTTTTACACCTCTACTGCTAG